The following proteins are encoded in a genomic region of Chryseobacterium cucumeris:
- a CDS encoding DUF3592 domain-containing protein — translation MDRKKTKAMWQYYIILAAGIILFAAALMSFKNTLSFLKKAEKATATVTSLREYESEGTVFSPVFTFRSQNNMEHTFELAEGTNPSAWAIGETETVIYDPEDPSSVSLYTYFRIFAWPLILISIALPLLVVGSGYFIAERFLK, via the coding sequence ATGGACAGAAAAAAAACGAAAGCTATGTGGCAATATTATATCATCCTTGCAGCAGGAATCATTCTGTTTGCAGCAGCATTAATGAGCTTTAAAAATACTCTTTCATTCTTAAAAAAAGCAGAAAAGGCAACGGCAACCGTTACCTCATTAAGGGAATATGAATCAGAGGGAACCGTATTCAGTCCGGTCTTTACCTTCCGGTCCCAAAATAATATGGAACATACTTTTGAACTGGCGGAAGGAACCAATCCCTCGGCCTGGGCCATTGGAGAAACAGAGACTGTGATCTACGATCCTGAGGATCCTTCCTCAGTAAGTTTATATACCTATTTCAGAATTTTTGCCTGGCCTTTAATCCTGATTTCAATAGCACTGCCACTACTGGTGGTGGGAAGCGGGTATTTTATTGCAGAACGGTTTTTAAAATAA
- a CDS encoding cyclase family protein, with protein sequence MDKRVQFDFEVYFTNGGSLKGEEFRLDIAGDHITDQELIDYIIDDLRLLMAGKVNILNKQVINEPHKRKTVQQKPPVERLIDLSHTIEEGLITYKGLPAPHICDYLSRTESQKLYEEGTSFQIGKIEMVTNTGTYIDCPFHRFENGKDTAEMELEKLAELEAVVIRIPYTETLEITDQYLRNREIRNKAVLIHTGWDSHWNTETYYENHPYLTQSAAEYLKDCQVKLVGIDSHNIDNTKGKNRPVHTILLGDEIVIAEHLCRLEQLPDEGFTFTAAPPKFKGAGTFPVRAFASVQQNL encoded by the coding sequence ATGGACAAAAGGGTACAATTTGATTTTGAAGTGTATTTTACCAATGGGGGAAGCCTTAAAGGGGAAGAATTCAGACTTGACATTGCAGGAGATCATATTACAGACCAGGAACTGATTGATTATATTATTGATGATCTCCGGCTTCTTATGGCTGGTAAAGTCAATATCCTGAATAAGCAGGTCATTAACGAACCCCATAAAAGAAAGACTGTACAACAAAAACCTCCTGTGGAACGGCTGATCGATCTGAGCCACACGATTGAAGAAGGACTTATTACTTATAAAGGGCTTCCCGCTCCTCACATCTGTGATTATCTCAGCAGAACGGAATCTCAGAAATTGTATGAGGAAGGAACTTCGTTTCAAATTGGTAAGATTGAAATGGTTACGAATACAGGAACTTATATCGACTGTCCTTTCCACAGGTTTGAAAACGGAAAAGACACCGCTGAAATGGAACTGGAAAAACTGGCTGAATTAGAGGCGGTAGTAATCCGGATTCCTTATACGGAAACATTGGAGATTACAGATCAATATCTCAGAAACCGGGAAATCAGAAATAAAGCGGTACTTATCCATACGGGATGGGATAGCCACTGGAATACGGAGACGTATTATGAAAATCATCCTTACCTTACGCAAAGCGCGGCAGAATATCTTAAAGACTGCCAGGTAAAACTTGTAGGGATTGACTCTCATAATATTGATAACACAAAAGGCAAAAACCGTCCCGTACACACCATTCTTCTGGGCGATGAAATAGTAATTGCGGAGCATCTTTGTCGTTTGGAACAGCTTCCTGATGAAGGTTTTACCTTTACGGCTGCCCCTCCAAAATTCAAAGGAGCCGGAACTTTTCCGGTAAGGGCCTTTGCTTCAGTACAACAAAACTTATAA
- a CDS encoding Crp/Fnr family transcriptional regulator, with amino-acid sequence MHNLTPFFETALYPLFDLTDEEKEMILAEAKVWHLESNSYVIRENSTADSLFFLQKGVIRSFYIKNHREINTEFFFEHDFFTALTSYLTGEKTSLNFQCLEASEIIILPKKLTDKLLKDPKWHQFMNQILTKEFIKKCRRESSFLLQDSYERYLYFLEQFPHSETRIPLFHIASYLGMSPETLSRIRSKKIKQIDLSQVNRI; translated from the coding sequence ATGCATAATCTTACTCCTTTCTTCGAAACAGCACTATATCCTTTGTTTGATCTTACCGATGAGGAGAAAGAAATGATCCTTGCCGAAGCAAAAGTATGGCATCTGGAAAGCAACAGTTATGTCATACGGGAAAACTCAACGGCAGACAGCCTTTTTTTTCTTCAAAAAGGAGTTATCAGAAGTTTTTATATAAAAAACCATAGAGAGATCAACACTGAATTTTTCTTTGAACACGATTTTTTTACAGCACTGACAAGCTATCTGACCGGCGAAAAAACATCTCTTAATTTTCAATGTCTGGAAGCTTCAGAAATTATTATTCTTCCCAAAAAACTGACAGACAAGCTTTTAAAAGATCCGAAATGGCATCAGTTCATGAATCAAATCCTTACGAAAGAGTTTATTAAAAAATGCCGCCGTGAAAGCTCTTTCCTGCTTCAGGATTCTTATGAACGGTATCTTTATTTTCTTGAACAGTTTCCGCATTCTGAAACCAGAATTCCTCTTTTCCATATTGCTTCTTATCTGGGGATGAGTCCTGAAACCTTAAGCAGGATCCGAAGTAAAAAAATAAAGCAAATTGATTTAAGTCAAGTAAACAGAATCTGA
- a CDS encoding alpha/beta fold hydrolase has translation MNTTLNFRKKIQSVLSLIIFMGTGLLSLHAQTYTTGEKDLENTAVRSAFQNTKQIKAGLLNVGYAEVGPAKGKPVILLHGWPYDIHSFEESSAILAEKGYRVLVPYLRGYGTTTFVSPNTKRNGQQSAVALDIIAFMDALKIDKAIIGGFDWGARTADIMAALWPERCTGLVAVSGYLIGSPKANEKPLPPNAELLWWYQYYFSTERGYKGYKANTTSFNKLIWKTASPKWTFDDQTYERSAKAFDNPDHVDIVIHNYRWRLGLAKGEKQYDALEAKLAKSPSITVPTVTLEGDANGAAFPAPESYASKYTGQYAHHTLTGGIGHNLPQEAPKAFADAIIEVDSMSQIR, from the coding sequence ATGAATACTACATTGAACTTCAGAAAAAAAATACAATCCGTTTTGTCCCTGATTATTTTTATGGGAACAGGATTATTGTCTTTACACGCACAGACATATACCACGGGTGAAAAAGACCTGGAAAACACAGCGGTCAGATCTGCGTTTCAAAATACAAAGCAAATCAAAGCCGGGTTGTTGAACGTTGGATATGCAGAAGTAGGTCCGGCCAAAGGAAAACCGGTTATCCTTCTTCATGGATGGCCCTATGATATCCATAGTTTTGAAGAGTCCTCCGCTATACTTGCTGAAAAAGGTTACCGTGTTCTGGTCCCTTATTTAAGAGGGTATGGTACAACGACCTTTGTTTCTCCCAATACAAAACGAAACGGTCAGCAGAGTGCTGTTGCATTGGATATCATCGCTTTTATGGATGCCCTGAAAATAGATAAGGCCATCATTGGTGGTTTCGACTGGGGTGCAAGAACCGCAGATATCATGGCAGCACTGTGGCCTGAACGATGCACCGGACTGGTAGCGGTAAGCGGCTATTTGATTGGAAGTCCAAAGGCAAACGAAAAACCTTTGCCTCCGAATGCCGAGCTGTTATGGTGGTATCAGTATTACTTTTCAACGGAAAGAGGGTATAAAGGTTACAAAGCAAATACTACATCATTTAACAAATTGATATGGAAAACGGCTTCCCCAAAATGGACTTTTGATGACCAGACCTATGAACGTTCTGCCAAAGCATTCGATAATCCTGATCATGTGGATATTGTAATTCACAATTACCGCTGGCGTCTGGGATTGGCTAAAGGAGAAAAACAATACGATGCGCTTGAAGCTAAACTGGCAAAATCTCCATCGATTACAGTTCCAACCGTTACTTTGGAAGGCGATGCCAACGGAGCTGCATTTCCTGCACCGGAAAGTTATGCTTCAAAATATACAGGTCAATATGCACATCATACTTTAACGGGTGGAATTGGACACAATTTACCACAGGAAGCTCCAAAAGCATTTGCAGATGCAATCATAGAGGTGGATTCTATGTCGCAAATCAGATAA
- a CDS encoding 1-acyl-sn-glycerol-3-phosphate acyltransferase, whose translation MSKFDEIRYFYDQEVNERLQSIARDPMMKAFMNFTFPDTDEQVWLEQFKNVHSISDFQHQFVAFAVRQILAKSSDGLTTSGFDKLDKNTAYLFISNHRDIVLDTSLLNLVLLEGGYVMTASAIGDNLVRKKFLNVLAKLNRNFLVQRGLPLREQLTSSQTMSEYIKELLLQENRSVWIAQREGRTKDGNDSTQQGVLKMLAMAAGDQSLTDYFKSLKIVPISISYEYDPTDSLKMPQLLAQHRDEEYIKGKNEDFTNIISGILGQKKRIHLHAGDVLDKELDEIAATIDNKNKQLQAIAQVIDRSIISNYKLWPTKYIAYDLLHNTNTYASEYTEQEKQLFVRRLEMRIDPSDPVSREYFLAMYANPLVNKLKLEEESKN comes from the coding sequence ATGTCTAAGTTTGATGAAATCCGGTATTTCTATGATCAGGAAGTGAATGAGAGATTACAGAGCATTGCCCGTGATCCCATGATGAAAGCCTTTATGAATTTTACTTTTCCTGATACAGATGAGCAGGTTTGGCTGGAACAGTTTAAGAATGTTCATTCCATCAGTGATTTTCAGCATCAGTTTGTGGCCTTTGCCGTTCGCCAGATCCTTGCAAAAAGTTCTGACGGTTTAACGACTTCTGGATTTGATAAGCTGGATAAAAACACTGCTTACCTATTCATCTCGAACCACAGGGATATCGTTCTGGATACTTCACTGCTTAATCTGGTATTGCTGGAAGGAGGTTATGTAATGACTGCTTCTGCCATTGGTGATAATCTTGTCCGTAAAAAGTTCTTAAACGTGCTGGCAAAACTGAACCGGAATTTTTTGGTACAAAGAGGTCTGCCCCTTCGTGAACAGCTGACAAGCTCACAGACCATGTCTGAATATATTAAAGAGCTTCTGCTTCAGGAAAACCGTTCTGTATGGATTGCCCAGCGTGAAGGCCGTACCAAAGACGGCAACGATTCTACCCAGCAAGGTGTTTTGAAAATGCTTGCCATGGCAGCCGGAGACCAATCATTGACAGATTATTTTAAATCCTTAAAGATTGTTCCTATCTCTATCTCCTATGAGTATGATCCTACAGATTCCTTAAAAATGCCTCAGCTGCTTGCACAGCACAGGGATGAGGAATACATTAAAGGGAAAAATGAAGATTTCACCAACATTATCAGCGGAATTCTGGGTCAAAAGAAACGCATTCACCTTCATGCCGGTGATGTTCTGGATAAAGAACTGGATGAAATTGCAGCGACCATTGACAACAAAAACAAACAGCTGCAGGCCATTGCACAGGTGATTGACCGTTCTATCATCAGTAATTATAAACTTTGGCCAACCAAGTACATTGCCTATGATCTGCTTCACAACACCAATACTTACGCTTCCGAATATACGGAGCAGGAAAAACAGTTGTTTGTCCGCAGACTTGAAATGCGCATAGATCCTTCAGATCCTGTTTCCAGAGAGTATTTCCTGGCCATGTATGCCAATCCTTTGGTAAATAAGCTGAAGCTTGAAGAAGAATCTAAAAACTAG
- a CDS encoding McrC family protein — MKPIESIVVFEHEKLYFTDEHKKLKLDQALENYYGDGTPFFSLIKNGVKFNQHVGVIKIAQTTIEILPKADHNGKDEWRQLLHDMIRTVWGFEVKVSSSASLKLKKNSILDLYYELYVKELEYLLHRGLIKRYNRKEGNLHALKGALQFSKHISQNLVHHERFYVKYSHYDVNHEIHRILYKALKLIEQTNSKPDLSSRIGMLLLNFPEMSDVKVTDSTFEKINFDRKNQHYEKALQIAKLLLLNYHPDVSRGKNNVLALMFDMNRLWEQFIYVVLKKNIQHIDIKVRAQQSKEFWRSENGASRMKPDIVLEANGNRIVLDTKWKNLNGNYFPSTEDLRQMYAYHRYFKATKTALIYPGKESKLIKGDYSAIEHDDATDTLTCGVAFISTHQDIKQWKENIVSFVKENFLASHKTY; from the coding sequence ATGAAACCAATAGAATCCATTGTTGTTTTTGAGCATGAAAAGCTCTACTTTACTGATGAACATAAAAAACTAAAACTGGACCAGGCTTTAGAGAATTATTATGGAGATGGAACTCCTTTTTTTAGCCTTATAAAAAACGGTGTAAAGTTTAATCAACATGTAGGAGTCATAAAGATTGCCCAAACAACCATTGAAATTCTTCCGAAAGCAGATCATAACGGCAAAGATGAATGGAGACAGCTATTGCACGACATGATAAGAACGGTATGGGGATTTGAAGTAAAGGTCTCCAGCAGTGCTTCGTTAAAGCTGAAAAAAAACTCTATTCTGGATCTTTATTATGAACTGTATGTAAAAGAATTAGAATATCTGCTTCACCGTGGACTCATCAAAAGATACAACAGGAAAGAGGGAAATCTGCATGCTTTAAAGGGGGCTCTGCAGTTTTCAAAACATATATCTCAGAATCTGGTTCACCACGAAAGATTTTATGTAAAGTACTCTCATTATGATGTCAATCATGAAATACACCGCATTCTCTACAAAGCTCTGAAGCTTATTGAACAGACTAACAGCAAGCCGGATCTGAGCAGCAGAATTGGTATGCTACTGTTGAATTTCCCCGAAATGAGTGATGTCAAAGTCACAGATTCAACATTTGAGAAAATCAACTTTGACCGGAAAAATCAACATTATGAAAAAGCTCTGCAGATCGCAAAGCTGCTATTGCTGAACTATCATCCTGATGTTTCAAGAGGGAAAAATAATGTACTTGCCTTAATGTTTGATATGAACCGTCTTTGGGAACAGTTTATATATGTTGTTTTAAAGAAAAATATACAGCATATTGATATCAAAGTAAGAGCCCAGCAATCCAAAGAATTCTGGAGATCAGAAAACGGAGCCAGCAGAATGAAACCTGATATTGTTCTGGAAGCTAATGGAAACAGAATTGTTCTGGATACAAAATGGAAAAACTTAAACGGAAATTATTTTCCGTCAACCGAAGATCTAAGGCAGATGTATGCTTATCACCGATATTTTAAAGCAACAAAAACAGCTCTGATATATCCGGGAAAAGAAAGTAAACTGATTAAAGGGGATTATTCGGCTATAGAACATGATGATGCCACCGATACACTGACTTGCGGAGTTGCTTTCATTTCGACTCATCAAGATATAAAGCAATGGAAAGAGAATATTGTATCATTTGTAAAAGAAAATTTTCTCGCTTCACACAAAACTTATTAA
- a CDS encoding McrB family protein, translating into MSVIETATSYFERLIQSDEFYFQKGKDALKKWMDLYLSDEGQIKLQNLLEDYTTFAEIKEGHQFFSIKEILFSIISYCDIHARGKAFYNQYDDKRVLAKAGVRMKPWVINTFNYKYHKDDVNITVKNALDMLAMPENNINSIALSHRELISNHYLNHSYNPDTFVSELKEKFSDIDKTKNPENQTLLIAAHIYDQKKEWDKKQMDFKTFITNLKEYTEKNQLEYDFGNLNGNNIWIFDKEQYFNHKRAHYEVIIKKGSISVDLHFEDGHQNAEKLRALLGELPTDTLEWKKWHFGNSVSHIKKFTLSDEDLVEKVVECLDELYDATSEKLIDVIKNMNSELTMNTVINHPLNQILYGPPGTGKTYNTINKAIQIANPDFVLSDHTRKQIKDEYKKLVDEGRIVFTTFHQSMSYEDFIEGIKPKIDEDENGNKKVIYEVESGIFKRIADKARKPRLKSENSVTPYTFDDAWSDLVQDANRHLEDGNPLVLTIQTPNLGLKIVDISDKGNLNLKPIYSEDSKIYTISYSRAEKLQQAFPDLSVIKNVNTEFREVIGGSNSTAYWSVLNYINNKIKEKSITEVKEETLPPLPHVLIIDEINRGNVSQIFGELITLIEEDKRIGNNEVLEITLPYSKDKFGVPSNLYIIGTMNTADRSVEALDTALRRRFSFEEMSPKPELLNPSAMIENLLWEYKSYEWTDKEYLTEENKLFSVLGVSEDFKKEKEGIWEQMKEDKKNNIVRESGYFQRFDFERIDFEKLLTIINNRIEKLIDKDHAIGHAYFIGKDNTTIRDSFYKNIIPLLQEYFFGDYGKIGLVLGKGFVKKKVTESSVFAAFDDYESEYSERESYEIIDYRKPDHHYKIGDTDMDFSKALLLLMNQSV; encoded by the coding sequence AAGGAAAAGATGCATTAAAAAAATGGATGGATCTTTATTTATCCGATGAAGGACAGATAAAACTGCAAAATCTTTTAGAGGACTATACTACCTTTGCTGAAATTAAAGAGGGACATCAATTCTTTTCGATAAAGGAAATTCTCTTTAGTATTATTTCCTATTGTGATATTCACGCTCGTGGCAAAGCTTTTTATAATCAGTATGATGATAAAAGAGTATTGGCTAAAGCAGGAGTAAGAATGAAACCATGGGTCATCAATACTTTTAATTACAAGTATCACAAAGATGATGTAAATATCACTGTGAAAAATGCCTTAGATATGCTGGCGATGCCAGAAAACAATATCAATTCTATAGCATTAAGCCATAGAGAACTTATCTCTAACCATTATCTGAATCATTCCTATAACCCGGACACTTTTGTTTCTGAATTGAAAGAAAAATTCTCGGATATTGACAAAACCAAAAATCCAGAAAATCAGACATTATTAATAGCCGCCCATATCTATGACCAGAAAAAAGAATGGGATAAAAAGCAAATGGATTTTAAAACCTTTATTACCAATCTAAAAGAATATACTGAGAAAAACCAACTCGAGTATGATTTTGGAAATCTTAATGGAAATAATATATGGATCTTTGATAAAGAACAATATTTTAATCATAAAAGAGCTCATTATGAAGTGATCATAAAAAAGGGAAGTATTTCCGTTGACCTACATTTTGAAGACGGTCATCAGAACGCCGAAAAATTGAGAGCTCTGTTGGGTGAACTTCCTACTGATACTCTGGAGTGGAAAAAGTGGCACTTCGGAAACTCGGTTTCTCATATTAAGAAATTTACACTCTCCGATGAAGACCTTGTAGAAAAGGTAGTAGAATGCTTAGATGAGCTTTATGATGCTACCTCAGAAAAACTAATTGATGTTATAAAAAATATGAATTCAGAACTTACAATGAATACTGTAATCAATCATCCGCTTAATCAGATTTTATATGGTCCTCCTGGCACTGGTAAGACCTACAATACCATCAACAAAGCCATTCAGATCGCTAACCCTGATTTTGTTCTGTCTGATCATACCCGAAAGCAAATCAAGGACGAATATAAAAAGCTGGTAGATGAAGGAAGAATTGTGTTTACCACCTTCCATCAGAGCATGAGCTACGAAGATTTTATTGAAGGCATTAAACCTAAAATTGATGAAGATGAGAACGGAAATAAAAAAGTAATCTATGAGGTCGAAAGTGGAATTTTCAAAAGAATTGCTGATAAAGCCAGAAAACCAAGATTAAAAAGTGAAAATTCAGTAACACCATATACCTTTGATGATGCCTGGAGTGATCTTGTTCAGGATGCAAACAGACATCTGGAAGATGGAAATCCGCTTGTACTAACTATACAAACTCCGAATCTGGGATTGAAAATAGTGGATATTTCTGATAAAGGAAATCTAAATCTTAAGCCTATTTATTCTGAAGATTCAAAAATTTATACGATATCTTATTCCAGAGCTGAGAAATTGCAGCAGGCATTTCCTGATCTGTCCGTAATTAAAAATGTGAATACGGAATTCAGAGAAGTGATCGGAGGTTCCAATTCTACAGCGTATTGGTCTGTTTTAAATTATATCAATAATAAAATAAAAGAAAAATCTATTACCGAAGTAAAAGAAGAAACTCTTCCTCCCCTTCCTCATGTATTGATCATTGATGAAATCAACCGTGGAAATGTGTCTCAAATCTTTGGAGAACTCATTACACTTATTGAAGAGGATAAACGTATCGGCAATAATGAAGTACTGGAGATCACCCTTCCATATAGTAAAGATAAATTCGGAGTTCCTTCCAACCTGTATATTATCGGAACTATGAATACAGCAGACAGAAGTGTGGAAGCTTTGGACACAGCGTTGAGAAGACGATTTTCATTTGAAGAAATGTCTCCTAAACCTGAGCTTCTGAACCCGTCAGCAATGATAGAAAATCTATTATGGGAGTATAAAAGCTATGAATGGACCGACAAAGAATATCTGACTGAAGAGAATAAATTATTTTCTGTTTTAGGTGTTTCTGAAGACTTCAAAAAAGAAAAAGAAGGTATCTGGGAACAGATGAAAGAAGATAAAAAAAATAATATCGTCAGAGAATCCGGATATTTTCAAAGGTTTGATTTTGAAAGAATAGATTTTGAAAAATTATTGACCATCATAAACAACCGTATAGAAAAACTGATTGATAAAGATCACGCCATTGGACATGCTTATTTTATAGGAAAAGACAATACAACCATCAGAGATTCTTTTTATAAAAATATCATTCCTCTACTACAGGAGTATTTCTTTGGTGATTACGGCAAAATAGGATTAGTACTGGGCAAAGGATTTGTGAAAAAGAAAGTTACCGAATCATCTGTTTTTGCAGCATTTGATGACTATGAAAGTGAGTATTCAGAAAGAGAATCGTATGAAATCATAGATTACAGAAAACCAGATCATCATTATAAAATTGGAGATACCGACATGGATTTCTCTAAAGCTCTTCTATTGTTAATGAATCAGTCTGTTTAA